TGCCCCTAATGGTTGGCAGCCTTTAGCAGGGTTAACGGTCAATGCTTCACGGGCGAAGTTCTTTTCACGATACTCCCAACTCTTCGTCCATTCTGCAACCCTTTTTACTTCTTCAGGGTCGTGTCCGTTTTCAAATTGCTTTTTGTTCTCAAATAGCTGCTGGTATTCCGGTTGATGGAATAGTTCGACGTGATCTTGAATTTTTTCCGGATTCTGAGGCATTTTCCTATCCTTAGGTTGCTGTAATGAGTTACTGGTCGAGGAATGGGGAGTATGTAACAAGAGTTGGGAGTAGGGAGCGGGAATATAATTCAAAATTCAAAATTCAAAATTCAAAATTTTTAAATTTTAATTTTGAACTTTGAATTCCCTACTCCCCCCTGGGGTGAAAACCCCAGGTTATCCCTACGTCTTTTTTTCTCCCATTTCCCTAGGCGATCGCTTTAGCTGCTGTCTTAGCTTCTGCTTTTTTGCTCCAAGGAGCGCCGATTAATCCCCAGGTGGGGCTGTTGAGAGCTAGATCCATGTCGCGGGCAAAGATGGCGAAGCCGTCATAACCGTGATAAGGGCCGGAGTAATCCTTTTTGTGGTTTAATTAGCCTAATGTTTGCAGTAATCAATGTCATTTCTAAACATTGTTCGCTGATAACACATTTATTTTTAGGCTAAATATAGGCTAAAAACACAGCGATGCAGAACTCAGGTCAAGACAAGTATCAGCAAGCTTTTGCAGACTTAGAGCCAGTTTCATCTACCGACGGCAGTTTTATTGGTTCAAGTCTGCAAGCACAGCAGTAAAGAGAACACATGAGAACAAAAGTACTACAAGAATTAGAGAAAGTTAATCAACGTTTGAAGTCTGGAAAGGCAAAGGTGACAATTAGAGAATCGAATGGAAGTCTGCAATTACGAGCGACGTTACCAATTAAACCGGGTGATAAGGACAAAAACGGAACTGGGAGAAAGCAATACAACCTCAGTTTGAATATTCCCGCTAACTTGGATGGACTTAAGACGGCTGAGGAAGAAGCTTATGAATTAGGGAAGTTAATTGCTCGAAAAAGTTTTGAATGGAATGATAAATATTTAGGCAATGAGGCTATTAGAAAAGATTTTCAAACAATAGGAGAATTACTCGAAAAATTTGAAGATGAATATTTTAAAACTCATAAACGAACCACAAAAAGCAAACATACTTTTTTTTATTATTTTTCCCGAACTAAACGATTCACTAATCCTAAAGATTTAGCAACTCCTGAAAATTTGATAACTTCAATTGAAAAAATTGATAAAGAATGGGCTAGATATAATGCAGCTAGAGCCATATCTGCATTTTGCCTGACATTCAAAATTGATATTGATTTATCTAAATATTCTAAAATGCCGGAGAATAATACCCGGAATATACCGACCGATGCTGAAATATTAGCAGGAATTATCAAGTTTGAAGATTATCTCAATAACAGAGGTAATCAAGTTAATCAAAATGTTCAAGATAGCTGGCAGCTTTGGCGATGGACGTATGGAATGTTAGCAGTTTTTGGTTTACGACCACGAGAACTGTTTATTAAACCTGATATCAATTGGTGGTTAAGTAAAGAGAATGCAGACATGACGTGGAAAGTTCATAAAGAATGTAAAACTGGTGAAAGACAAGCATTACCATTACATAAACAATGGATTGAAGAATTTGATTTAAGAAATCCTAAATATTTAGAGATGTTGGCAACAACAATTAGTAAAAAAGATAATACGAATCATGCAGAGATAACAGCATTAACACAACGCGTGAGTTGGTGGTTTCGGAAAATCGGCTTGGATTTTAAGCCGTATGATTTACGTCATGCATGGGCAATTCGGGCGCATATTTTGGGAATACCAATCAAAGCAGCAGCAGATAATTTAGGGCATAGTGTGCAAGTTCACACCCAAACTTATCAGCGTTGGTTTTCGCTGGATATGCGAAAGTTGGCAATTAATCAGGCTTTAAGTAAGAGGAATGAGATTGAGTTAATTAAGGAAGAGAATGCAAAGCTGAGGATGGAAAATGAAAATTTGAAACTTGAGATTGAAAAGTTGAAAATGGAGTTGGTTTATAAGCGTAGTTAAACTTGCTAACAAAATTGATTTGGTGTGATGCGCTGAACGGCAATGCACCCTACTAGTTGTTACAGTTTTAGAGCTTATCCACTTACAATGTCTTAAGAATCACCGTACCTTTAGGTCGGTGATTGTCAAATAGAAAGCCTGTTTGTGATTATCACCCGCAAACAGACTTAACTTTTTCCACGCTTCTAATTAAGCCTGCTCCCAAAGCTCACGGATACGGTCAGGGAGACAGCCAGCAACTTCCTGAATCCGCTCTTGAGAAAGTTCGTCTTTGGTGGCAGAAAACACTGCTTTAACTGCCTGCTCTCGCTTGATTGTCGGTGGGAGTCCTCCTTCATTGGCAACTCGGGTGAGAAATAGATTGGAATCAATTCCAATCGGAGCCGGACCTGTTAAAGGTTGACGTATTCGACTTAAAAATCCCACAATTGGATTCGTGTCTTTCCAGAGGTCAGCGACTTCCATCTGAAGTGCTTTCTCTTTCGTAGGCACAGCCTCTTGATGCAGTTCTGACTCGACGCGCTCAATGGATTCCCTTGTCATTAAGTCGCGCATGACGCGAAACACAACTTCAGTAAAGTCTCTTGCGTCATACAGATCGCCAAATCCGCTTTTTACCATGACCTTTTCCAGGAACGAGTGATGTTCGTCGGCGATCGCAGTTCGAGAATCTTCAATCTCCGTTGGGTCAACTTCTGGAACGTTTTTCCTGAATGTTTCATCCGGCATTGTTTTTTCTTGTGCTTCTTAAAATTGAGTCTTTATGCTTACCTTTGTAAGGTCTCACAAATCAAAAACGCTTAGTATCATCCAAAAGTTCGAGATGTTATCTGTTCAAAGTTAGAAATCCAGCGGATAAACTGAGATATCTTGCATCAATGCCCGCGAGCTAGTCGCCTAGTGATTACGATCGCTATGACTTGCTCGCCTAAGCAGATTGGGTAAAGAGCGATCGCATTCCTACCGTAGGGGGCGTTGTCGTTGGTAGCTACCTTGGGTGATGAAGTAGGTGCCACCGGAAATATGGGGTCTGCGGTAATTGGGCATGGGCGTGAGGGGATGGCGTTTGTTTTTAGGATGCCCATGATTGAGGTGGTGCGTTGTCACGCAGCGCAACGCACCCTACCACAGCGATCGCACTTATTCCCGCTTGACAAAATTTTGAGTAATAGCGCACATCATCTCCCAACTTGCGCTCAAAGCTAAGTTACAGTGAGGTTATCTGTGGAGCAGTGCTGTAAGACCGTTGACAAGTAGATTTAGCAAAAGACTCAATTCATTAGACTTCTTGCAAAAGTATGATTAATCGATATTTAGAACCGCAGATGCACGCAGATAAACGCAGATAAATTATCTGTGTCCATCTGTACGCCAGTCGCCACAACGGGGGGAACCCCCCGTTCGCGTAGCGTGCGCTTTGCGCTCAGTTTGCCCGGAGGGAAACCCTCCTTGCAACTTCTCTCCGCAAGGCGCTGGCTCGTCCATCTGTGGTTTTTTTTCAGAAAATCGACTTTTGCAAGAGACTCCATGAGCTTTTGCTCACAAGGAACAATGAAAATGATGCTGGAACGATTTTGCGTGGTTTCAGGCTCTATTTTCAAGGCAGGTTTATTCTACTGCGTCAGAATTTGTACCAATAACTCTGGTGCAATCCGAAATCCGGCTTTACTTATCAGTGCATCAATCACAGGCTGCAACGATTTGAGTTCACCCGATTGTTTTGCACGTAGCAAAACCCCCAAAATTCCTGTTACTTTCAATCCCAGA
The sequence above is a segment of the Mastigocladopsis repens PCC 10914 genome. Coding sequences within it:
- a CDS encoding DUF2267 domain-containing protein, whose amino-acid sequence is MPDETFRKNVPEVDPTEIEDSRTAIADEHHSFLEKVMVKSGFGDLYDARDFTEVVFRVMRDLMTRESIERVESELHQEAVPTKEKALQMEVADLWKDTNPIVGFLSRIRQPLTGPAPIGIDSNLFLTRVANEGGLPPTIKREQAVKAVFSATKDELSQERIQEVAGCLPDRIRELWEQA